The genomic DNA GATCGAGAACGGCTGGAGAGAGATCGGGGCAATCAGTTCCTATTACGACAATGTCCTGAGCACGTTCGTGAATTGCATCGGCTACGGCTGATGAGAGACGTTTGCCCAGATCCTTCCCCTGTTGAGGACGACGAATCGAAACGAACGTGTGATCAGCAAACAGGGAAGGAGTTCCTGCATCACCTGCATGTCGTACCTCGACATTGACATGGGACGTCCTGGAATGTTCCTCGGCGGTAATCAGTGTCCGTTGCAACAAACGTGTATGAAGTTCCGCAGCTTCCTCCGCACCGATGGCGGGGATCAGACGGGTCTTCACACGCCCCGCTTCGGGAATACGCGTCATAATAATTAATCGACGCTCGCCGTATTCAGATCGCGGGGCGATCCCTTCAGCATTTGAGCCAACTTGTGTCTGTATTCCGGCAAGGTCTTTCTGCTCTGTGTCCATTACTTAGGTAGCTTCTTTAACTCTGCGAGAATCTTTGCTCCCTCCAGACGTTTGGAATAGTCAGGATTGCTGTGAGCGAACTGAATCTTTCCTGCTTGATCTACAATGTAGACTGCTGGTACTGGCAAAGCATGATGGTTACGACCGGAGGCTTTCTCGAGATCAATTCCAAATTTATTATACTTAATGAGGGTCGTCTCACCTACCTGAAACGCCAGTCCGAATGCACTGGCAGCTTTAACGTCAGAATCAGAATATAATGGGAATGGTATGTTCAGACTCTCCGCATTTGCCTTAGAATTTTCAGCTGTGTCTGGACTGATCGCAATGACCTTGGCACCGTGTTCGACGATTTTGGGGTGGATCTTGATCAGATCCTGGAAATGCCGAGTGCAAATGGGACACCAACTCCCTCGGAAGAAGACGATCACGGTGGGAGCATCTTTTTCAATCAGTGAGTGAAGAGAAACACCCTCTCCTGAGTTGTCGTGAATGACAACGTCTGGAATCTTCTCTCCAGCTTTCAGAGGGGTAGTCGCGTTTGCGTCGATAGCAATTTTGGGTTCTCCACCCCAGCTCATGTTTACAGTACAGCTGGTTGTTACCACTACCGCGAATAACGTTGTCATGAATCGAAACATTGTTGATTTCCTTTCGCACATTATTGATAAATCTGAATACCTCAACCTCATACTAATTCCTCAGCGGGTCCACGCGAGCCACTTCTGAAATAGAGATTTAACGAACGGAGTGAGTCGGGTTCGATTATATTGATCTCCCAGTTTGCGGATGGCTTCGATCTGGGTGGGATAGGGGTGAATAGTTGATCCGATCTTTTTCAGGCCCAGGCCGTGGGTCATGGCGAGCGTGATTTCTGAGATCATTTCTCCGGCGTGCGGCGAAACAATCGTGGCCCCGGCGATCCGATCGGTTCCTTTATGGGTATGAACTTTGACGAAACCCTCGGTATCTCCTGAAAGGATTGCTCGATCAACATCGGCAAAATGCTGGAGAAAAGTGTCGATGGCGACTCCCTGTTTGCTTGCCTCCCGTTCCGACAAGCCGACATGAGCGATTTCCGGCGATGTGTAAGTGCACCAGGGAATGGTCAGTGCACTCGCCTTCGAACGTCCCATGAACAGGGAATTTTGAATGACAATACGGGCCATAAAGTCAGCCGCATGTGTGAATTTGTAGCGTGAGCAGACATCGCCAGCTGCGAAAATATTGGGATTGGTCGTCCGCAACCGATCATCAACTTTCACACCGGTTCTCAAATCGAATTCAACACCGAGAGTTTCCAGGCCCAACCCGTTCACATTGGGAGCACGTCCAACCGAGACCAGTAATTGATCAACCGGTTCGTCATACTGTGTTCCATGGGATTCGACAGACATCCAGATTTGACCGGATTCACTGCGGAGCTTGAGTTCCTTGCCACAGCAAAGGAGTTGGACTCCGTCGTTCTGCAGAGAACGACCAACGATTGCGGACGCATCGGGATCTTCGATGGGTAAAACACCGTGTTCTGCCTCAACGAG from Rubinisphaera italica includes the following:
- a CDS encoding peroxiredoxin-like family protein yields the protein MFRFMTTLFAVVVTTSCTVNMSWGGEPKIAIDANATTPLKAGEKIPDVVIHDNSGEGVSLHSLIEKDAPTVIVFFRGSWCPICTRHFQDLIKIHPKIVEHGAKVIAISPDTAENSKANAESLNIPFPLYSDSDVKAASAFGLAFQVGETTLIKYNKFGIDLEKASGRNHHALPVPAVYIVDQAGKIQFAHSNPDYSKRLEGAKILAELKKLPK
- a CDS encoding mercuric reductase, which translates into the protein MSNHSPLTPYDEYNRKLESDVHPPDWINPQPSGRYNLVVIGAGTAGLVTAAGAAGLGAKVALIERSLMGGDCLNVGCVPSKALISAARMARTIRNADEFGINIPDGTKADFARVMERMRRLRSQISPNDSAARFRDLGVDVFLGEARFKGSNTIEVGEQTLSFRKAVIATGARASAPPIPGLQDVPYLTNETLFSLTELPRRFGVIGAGPIGCEMAQAFSNLGSEVLLVEAEHGVLPIEDPDASAIVGRSLQNDGVQLLCCGKELKLRSESGQIWMSVESHGTQYDEPVDQLLVSVGRAPNVNGLGLETLGVEFDLRTGVKVDDRLRTTNPNIFAAGDVCSRYKFTHAADFMARIVIQNSLFMGRSKASALTIPWCTYTSPEIAHVGLSEREASKQGVAIDTFLQHFADVDRAILSGDTEGFVKVHTHKGTDRIAGATIVSPHAGEMISEITLAMTHGLGLKKIGSTIHPYPTQIEAIRKLGDQYNRTRLTPFVKSLFQKWLAWTR